From Desulfatibacillum aliphaticivorans DSM 15576, the proteins below share one genomic window:
- a CDS encoding cache domain-containing protein, with protein MSGKTILGPYWPTQNPCTPFWFGWLKGGEKRNMGECYSESQTLSQKLFPPAILSCFLLFFKCDKQNHAFKRGGLLLLNNRIKNNLQIKVIALFLPLSLIPMVAVGVFSLKTAEEIVVSMVNIQMNNVADDKVNLLERWLTERRADLLVIADSSFLGSMDPDIIGPYLNSVCSNYKVYREVFVISSEGEIVFRNTGVQSGEEWRDGLEYPIDSYFMSEITFRPGDKESAFRIAAPILDEKGHARGTVFATVGTSSILNIILKVSLGETGECYLVDKNGAFLAHNDPRRILTENISHSGSFTNIFVSQDRETAYLDYRGIEVLGTSRKVPGTDWYLVVEQDRDEAFQSAQILKRHFFLIAAFSLCYAVVLAWAISRYLISPIKDLSRSANILADGEFDKAAVRTDRKDEIGLLYQAFNHMALQLKERQDSLAKEVDLKESELHETDIMLQQSRLAAARSEKFAALGRLGAGVTHEIRTPLTSIKLFLESVQSEIEISPDYKEDFMIAMMQVTRIENTINRFLDFAKPQKLVFSSMDIQQVVEDVLSVVRPMANKQECIVYKKIGANLPKIQGDKKILEEALINLLINSLEAMELQGRIDVSAKMGSFQIDGKDVSCVRVDISDTGSGISEENIPNVFDPFFTTKASGSGLGLSMAHSAIQRHGGGLRVESTVGKGTIFSIFLPTEQH; from the coding sequence ATGTCCGGCAAGACCATATTGGGGCCTTACTGGCCGACACAAAATCCATGCACTCCTTTCTGGTTTGGCTGGCTAAAAGGAGGCGAAAAGCGGAATATGGGAGAATGTTATAGTGAGTCGCAAACATTGAGCCAAAAGCTGTTCCCCCCTGCAATCCTTTCCTGTTTCCTTCTTTTCTTCAAGTGTGATAAGCAAAACCATGCATTCAAAAGAGGGGGACTCTTATTGTTGAATAATCGCATTAAAAATAACCTGCAAATAAAAGTGATTGCACTTTTTTTGCCGCTATCCCTCATCCCGATGGTGGCGGTGGGAGTTTTTTCCCTAAAAACAGCAGAAGAAATCGTCGTCAGCATGGTCAACATCCAAATGAACAATGTGGCCGATGACAAGGTAAACTTGCTTGAACGTTGGCTTACGGAACGCAGAGCCGATCTTTTAGTGATAGCGGATTCTTCCTTCCTCGGATCAATGGATCCTGATATAATTGGACCTTATCTAAATAGCGTTTGTTCCAATTACAAAGTTTACAGGGAGGTTTTCGTAATATCTTCCGAAGGGGAGATTGTTTTTCGAAATACAGGTGTGCAATCGGGCGAGGAATGGAGGGATGGCCTTGAGTACCCCATAGACAGTTACTTCATGTCAGAAATTACTTTCAGGCCTGGAGATAAGGAGTCCGCTTTTCGTATTGCCGCCCCTATTCTTGACGAAAAAGGCCATGCACGGGGGACCGTTTTCGCCACAGTGGGGACGAGCTCTATCCTGAACATCATCCTGAAAGTAAGTCTTGGCGAAACAGGGGAATGCTACTTGGTGGACAAAAATGGGGCCTTTTTGGCGCACAACGACCCCCGTAGGATTTTGACGGAAAATATTTCCCATTCTGGAAGTTTTACAAACATATTCGTCTCGCAAGACAGAGAGACGGCCTACTTGGACTATCGCGGCATTGAGGTGTTAGGAACCTCTCGGAAAGTGCCGGGGACCGATTGGTACCTTGTTGTCGAGCAGGACCGGGACGAGGCTTTTCAAAGCGCCCAAATATTGAAACGCCACTTCTTTTTAATAGCGGCGTTTTCTTTGTGCTATGCGGTGGTATTGGCTTGGGCTATTTCCCGTTACCTGATCAGCCCTATAAAAGATTTGAGCAGGTCCGCAAACATTCTCGCCGACGGAGAATTTGACAAGGCTGCAGTCCGGACCGACCGAAAGGATGAGATCGGTTTACTCTATCAAGCATTTAACCACATGGCGTTACAGCTTAAGGAGAGACAGGACTCCCTTGCAAAGGAAGTGGACTTGAAAGAATCGGAGTTGCATGAAACGGATATCATGTTGCAACAATCGAGGCTGGCAGCGGCCAGGTCTGAAAAATTTGCAGCGCTGGGGCGTCTGGGCGCGGGGGTGACTCATGAGATAAGAACCCCCCTTACATCAATCAAACTTTTTCTGGAATCAGTTCAGAGCGAGATAGAGATATCGCCCGATTATAAAGAGGATTTTATGATCGCGATGATGCAAGTAACGAGAATAGAAAACACCATCAACCGTTTTCTCGACTTTGCGAAGCCTCAAAAATTGGTATTTTCATCCATGGATATACAGCAGGTAGTAGAAGACGTTCTTTCCGTTGTCAGGCCTATGGCCAATAAACAAGAATGCATTGTGTATAAAAAAATTGGCGCGAATTTACCCAAAATACAGGGAGACAAAAAAATTTTAGAAGAAGCCCTTATCAACCTGCTGATCAATTCACTGGAGGCTATGGAACTCCAGGGCCGAATTGACGTGTCTGCCAAAATGGGTTCTTTTCAAATAGATGGAAAGGACGTATCGTGCGTCAGGGTGGACATATCAGACACAGGGTCTGGTATTTCAGAAGAAAACATCCCCAACGTCTTTGATCCTTTCTTTACAACAAAAGCGTCTGGATCCGGGCTCGGACTGTCGATGGCTCACAGCGCTATACAGCGCCATGGGGGAGGGCTGCGTGTGGAAAGCACTGTTGGCAAAGGAACGATTTTTTCCATTTTTCTTCCAACAGAGCAGCACTGA